One segment of Purpureocillium takamizusanense chromosome 7, complete sequence DNA contains the following:
- a CDS encoding uncharacterized protein (EggNog:ENOG503NZI7~COG:S), whose translation MMRTGTPVHSRSASPVVMSVPLSRKPLPRNPPARPPPPPSIPLMERRIGTDVSRPTLEPLMEREANMFIAAPRMPQPGDTTGLARQTPPQAHKSSALPKDQIRAQAIVLAEVRTNVMVTNEYTFITELSTHLSIRYGRPVTSIVVTLQHSICMLFGGSFEPAYTVTVSALPGQMQMTSNKRNVALLQAHLFQALRVPPKRGFVRFAPVTDECSGWGGKTVAGQIGEVMGTAVKAPATRDPGNEAGRGAFKLRGKTSRPADSAAASRSGTPVPPGGRQGVPKESSSGPASKPAEPTGTTAATKEKAEEKRSFVDKVFRRNRK comes from the exons ATGATGCGAACTGGCACGCCAGTCCACAGccggtcggcgtcgccggttGTCATGTCGGTACCGCTGTCGCGGAAGCCCTTGCCCCGGAACCCTccagccaggccgccgccgccgccgagcatcCCCCTCATGGAGCGACGTATCGGGACCGACGTGAGCAGGCCAACTCTCGAGCCGCTCATGGAGAGGGAGGCGAACATGTTCATCGCAGCACCTCGCATGCCTCAGCCCGGGGATACAACAGGGCTGGCCAGGCAGACGCCGCCCCAGGCACATAAGTCTTCAGCGTTACCGAAAGATCAAATACGCGCGCAAGCCATTGTGCTGGCCGAGGTCAGGACGAATGTCATG GTCACAAACGAGTATACCTTCATCACAGAGCTCTCCACGCACTTGTCAATACGATACGGCCGGCCGGTTACCTCGATTGTCGTGACGCTGCAGCACAGCATTTGCATGCTATTCGGGGGCTCCTTTGAGCCGGCGTACACGGTGACCGTGAGCGCGCTGCCGGGCCAGATGCAGATGACATCGAACAAGCGCAACGTTGCGCTCCTCCAAGCACACCTGTTTCAAGCGCTGCGCGTGCCTCCCAAGCGCGGATTTGTGCGCTTCGCTCCGGTGACAGACGAGTGCTctggctggggcggcaagacggtgGCGGGCCAGATTGGCGAGGTCATGGGCACGGCGGTCAAGGCCCCAGCAACAAGAGACCCTGGAAACGAAGCAGGAAGAGGCGCTTTCAAG TTGCGTGGAAAGACTTCCCGGCCTGCCGATTCGGCAGCTGCGTCGAGATCGGGCACGCCCGTGCCGCCAGGGGGTCGTCAAGGTGTCCCGAAGGAGTCGTCCAGTGGCCCTGCAAGCAAGCCCGCGGAGCCGAccgggacgacggcggcgactaaagagaaggcggaggagaagaggagctTCGTCGATAAGGTATTCCGCCGAAACCGCAAGTAA
- a CDS encoding uncharacterized protein (TransMembrane:4 (i38-62o82-105i117-143o181-204i)~EggNog:ENOG503P4IG), translated as MSSSLKNEVTVSDFEGDGRDLRTRIKARVVGTVHGLRVALTLLALLSGITILGLSANSLAVYKDTYVPDDYLLPLWPDHFDLRPTTALIAGSAILIVANAVSLLASKTASVRKRVGAHTSVSLAAPVIGFIAALVAMALFYAVNASATVDTMQSWTCRWKQVGMSMQPHFGSLCRQNEAGLILAILLVPLELCVLVTACFQMFLERKFSAALRGGASPAMS; from the exons aTGTCGTCCAGCTTGAAGAACGAGGTCACCGTCTCTGACTTTGAGGGTGATGGCCGGGACCTCCGCACTCGCATCAaggcccgcgtcgtcggcaccgtcCACGGCTTGCGGGTCGCCTTGACATTACTCGCCCTGCTATCAGGCATCACCATCCTCGGTCTCTCTGCCAACTCGCTGGCTGTGTATAAGGACACGTACGTGCCGGACGACTACTTGCTTCCGCTCTGGCCCGACCATTTCGACCTCCGGCCGACTACGGCACTGATCGCGGGCAGTGCCATTCTCATCGTGGCCAACGCCGTGTCTCTGCTCGCTAGCAAGACCGCCTCG GTCCGGAAACGAGTCGGTGCGCACACATCAGTCAGTCTTGCCGCGCCCGTCATCGGTTTCATCGCCGCGCTGGTGGCAATGGCCCTCTTCTACGCCGTCAATGCCTCCGCTACGGTCGACACGATGCAGAGCTGGACGTGCCGGTGGAAGCAGGTCGGCATGTCGATGCAGCCGCACTTCGGTTCGCTGTGCCGGCAGAACGAGGCAGGCCTCATCCTGGCCATCTTGTTGGTCCCGCTGGAACTGTGCGTGTTGGTGACCGCGTGCTTTCAAATGTTTCTTGAGCGCAAGTTCAGTGCCGCGCTGCGAGGTGGTGCTAGCCCGGCCATGTCCTGA